A single region of the Lysinibacillus sp. B2A1 genome encodes:
- a CDS encoding penicillin-binding protein, with translation MKKKRFRFQWGAFLLLIFYGGLFFLLFTRMVTLQATGEAEGQELAARAAAKYSKESAITASRGKIYDQTGQVIAEDTLSYRLIAVVNEKATIDKKNPRHVVDPEKTAEILSQYIQMDKEAEKNKEAIYKQLTRLKANGEKPYQVEFGSAGRGISHKVMSEIKDKKLPGILFVNDLKRYYPNGIFASHLIGFAVKEENKDHTFTTKGKMGLELTYNKELSGKDGKIEYETDAFSYLLPNSEKMVTPAKNGDDIYLTIDKTIQSFLEEAMSLVEKEYNPESMTAVVAEPKTGKILAMTQRPTFNPDTREGTNMKWLNDVIEETIEPGSTMKTFTLASAIDTDTWPPNAWYKSGRYRVLDREVRDHNNGNGWGTITYLEGFQRSSNTAMAYLLKLIGEDVFYDYLDKFGFGNKTGIDLPNEAAGTLLSKYPIQRVTTTFGQGSTVTPIQLIQAMTAIANEGKMMQPYVIDQIVDPSTEKIIQNHKPIEKGQPVSADTAKQVREILASTLTADHGTAKDFILDEYEVAGKTGTAQIPKASGGYLANEYLYSFLGMAPVDNPQLIMYVSVTKPKLKKGENGSVPVSKVFKPVMLNSLKYLNVNTEDVKQVDNAAIQDYTGQSAETVQVELANNGLQPVVVGSGGKIIDQYPKGPQKLIKGNFVFLKTEGDISLPNFTDWSLRNVLVFKSMANLEIEVVGEGFVASQSVSAGTVISDSSPIVVKLKTPAESFIKDVEATSDDEVEQIVDQ, from the coding sequence ATGAAAAAAAAGAGATTTCGATTCCAATGGGGAGCCTTTCTATTATTGATTTTTTATGGAGGGCTCTTTTTTCTATTATTCACAAGAATGGTGACATTACAGGCGACAGGTGAGGCAGAAGGACAGGAGCTAGCGGCTAGAGCAGCTGCAAAGTATAGCAAGGAAAGTGCGATAACAGCCAGTCGTGGTAAGATTTATGATCAAACTGGACAAGTTATAGCAGAAGATACCCTTAGTTATCGATTAATCGCAGTCGTCAATGAAAAGGCCACGATAGATAAAAAAAATCCGCGACATGTTGTAGATCCAGAAAAAACAGCTGAAATTTTATCGCAGTATATTCAAATGGATAAAGAAGCTGAAAAGAATAAGGAAGCGATTTATAAACAGCTAACAAGGTTAAAGGCTAATGGAGAAAAACCTTATCAAGTTGAATTTGGTAGTGCAGGACGAGGAATTAGCCATAAGGTTATGAGTGAAATCAAAGATAAGAAATTGCCTGGGATTCTATTTGTAAATGATTTGAAACGCTATTATCCAAATGGTATTTTTGCCTCACATTTAATTGGCTTCGCAGTGAAAGAGGAAAATAAGGATCATACGTTCACGACAAAAGGTAAAATGGGGCTTGAATTAACCTATAACAAGGAGCTATCTGGAAAAGACGGTAAAATTGAGTACGAGACAGATGCTTTTAGTTATCTATTGCCAAATAGCGAAAAAATGGTGACACCTGCAAAAAATGGTGATGACATTTATTTAACGATTGATAAAACAATTCAAAGCTTTTTAGAGGAAGCAATGTCACTGGTTGAAAAGGAGTATAATCCTGAATCTATGACAGCCGTTGTGGCAGAACCGAAAACAGGAAAAATACTAGCGATGACCCAGCGTCCAACATTTAATCCTGATACACGTGAAGGTACAAATATGAAATGGCTAAACGATGTAATTGAGGAAACCATTGAACCAGGCTCAACAATGAAAACATTCACGCTTGCCTCAGCTATTGATACGGATACATGGCCTCCAAATGCTTGGTATAAGTCAGGGAGATATAGAGTTCTTGATCGTGAAGTTAGAGACCATAATAATGGGAACGGTTGGGGTACGATTACGTATTTAGAAGGATTCCAACGTTCTTCCAATACGGCAATGGCATATTTATTAAAGCTTATCGGTGAGGATGTCTTTTATGATTATTTAGATAAATTTGGTTTTGGTAATAAGACAGGCATTGATTTACCGAATGAGGCAGCAGGTACACTTTTATCAAAATATCCTATTCAACGTGTTACAACAACATTTGGCCAAGGCTCAACGGTTACGCCAATTCAGCTTATTCAAGCTATGACAGCAATAGCAAATGAAGGCAAAATGATGCAGCCCTATGTTATTGATCAAATTGTTGATCCGTCTACAGAGAAAATTATCCAAAACCATAAACCAATTGAAAAAGGACAGCCAGTTTCTGCTGACACAGCGAAGCAAGTAAGGGAAATCCTTGCATCTACATTAACAGCTGATCATGGGACAGCGAAGGACTTTATTCTTGATGAATATGAGGTTGCAGGTAAAACAGGAACTGCCCAAATACCAAAAGCAAGTGGTGGTTATCTTGCAAATGAGTATCTGTATTCATTCTTAGGGATGGCTCCAGTTGATAATCCACAGCTCATTATGTACGTCTCAGTAACAAAACCGAAGCTCAAAAAAGGAGAAAATGGTTCTGTTCCAGTGTCAAAAGTATTTAAGCCAGTAATGCTAAATAGTTTAAAGTATTTAAATGTTAATACAGAAGATGTCAAGCAGGTGGATAATGCAGCAATCCAGGATTACACAGGTCAAAGTGCTGAGACTGTACAGGTAGAGCTTGCAAATAATGGTCTGCAGCCAGTTGTTGTTGGAAGCGGCGGAAAAATCATTGACCAATATCCAAAAGGTCCTCAAAAACTTATAAAAGGTAATTTTGTGTTTTTAAAAACAGAAGGTGATATTTCACTGCCAAACTTTACTGATTGGTCGTTGCGTAATGTACTTGTGTTCAAGTCAATGGCTAATCTTGAGATAGAGGTTGTGGGTGAGGGCTTTGTAGCCAGTCAGAGTGTATCAGCAGGTACTGTAATTTCAGATAGTTCACCGATAGTTGTGAAGCTGAAAACACCTGCTGAAAGCTTTATAAAAGATGTTGAAGCTACATCCGATGATGAAGTTGAACAAATAGTTGATCAATAG
- a CDS encoding stage V sporulation protein D, protein MKWISIHSKKRLRILYVLFMCVAVAIVIRLFFLQILDQKELTKKAEENWDREIPFANERGHITDRDGQSIVTNKLAPTLYFMPSQSKDIEGAAAKIAQVLEVDEQKLLKKMKKREYLVKLAPEGKNISYEKAVQLQGMQIEGLYSGVDYARDYPYGTMLSRFLGFTGYDAQGLAGIEYEYNKLLQANSSAIRLFTDAKGNNLPNVASAWKAGEDGATVELTIDVDVQQIVERELSQAMERYEADQALAIAMNPNNGEILALASYPTFHPAEYQIVEPAIYNRNLPVWMTYEPGSTFKIITLSAALEENLVNLEHDTFYDPGYTMVAGARLRCWNRGGHGHETFLEVVENSCNPGFIELGQRLGNERLLQYIKDFGFGQKTGSNIAGEASGILFSKEAFGPVEQATTSFGQGVAVTPIQQVQAVAAAINGGKLYTPYVVNKIFNPNTGEVIKETEPEVKKQVIREETSAKVRGALESVVAKGSGRQAYRDGLRIGGKTGTAQKVENGRYKSGEYIVSFIGFAPADNPQIVVYVAVDNPKKTTQFGGVVAAPIVGQIIEDAAPFVGIEKSKEQLEKDYRWGDPITVKVPSFIGQTKDDIAKQHYPFRIEWHGEGTKIGNQLPEVDSVIKQDGTIHLYLEN, encoded by the coding sequence ATGAAGTGGATTTCTATCCATTCTAAAAAACGTTTACGTATTTTATATGTATTATTTATGTGTGTTGCAGTAGCCATTGTTATTAGATTGTTCTTCTTACAGATACTAGATCAAAAGGAGCTGACAAAGAAGGCAGAAGAGAATTGGGACCGAGAAATTCCTTTTGCAAATGAACGGGGTCATATAACAGATCGTGATGGGCAAAGTATTGTCACAAATAAGCTTGCCCCCACTCTTTATTTCATGCCTTCTCAAAGCAAGGATATTGAAGGGGCTGCTGCAAAGATAGCACAGGTGCTGGAAGTTGATGAACAAAAGCTGTTGAAGAAAATGAAAAAGAGGGAATATTTAGTAAAATTAGCGCCAGAGGGAAAAAATATTTCTTATGAAAAAGCGGTGCAGTTGCAAGGAATGCAAATCGAGGGCTTATATAGCGGGGTAGATTATGCAAGGGATTACCCATATGGCACAATGCTCTCACGATTTTTAGGATTTACAGGCTATGATGCCCAAGGGTTAGCTGGCATTGAATATGAATATAATAAACTACTTCAGGCTAACTCCTCAGCCATTCGCCTTTTTACAGACGCGAAGGGAAATAATTTACCGAATGTTGCAAGTGCTTGGAAGGCTGGAGAAGATGGCGCAACGGTAGAGCTTACAATTGATGTAGATGTGCAGCAAATAGTGGAGCGTGAACTGTCTCAGGCTATGGAGCGTTATGAGGCTGACCAAGCATTAGCTATTGCAATGAATCCAAATAATGGCGAGATTTTAGCATTAGCATCCTACCCTACCTTTCATCCAGCAGAATATCAAATTGTTGAGCCTGCTATCTATAATCGGAATTTACCTGTATGGATGACCTACGAGCCTGGCTCAACGTTCAAAATTATTACCTTGAGTGCAGCTCTAGAAGAGAATTTAGTTAATTTAGAACATGATACGTTTTATGACCCAGGCTATACGATGGTTGCAGGTGCTAGATTACGTTGCTGGAATCGTGGTGGGCATGGTCATGAAACATTCCTTGAAGTTGTAGAGAATTCATGTAACCCGGGATTTATTGAATTAGGACAACGACTTGGTAATGAAAGATTACTACAATATATTAAAGATTTTGGCTTTGGTCAAAAGACAGGGTCTAACATAGCAGGTGAAGCTTCGGGAATATTATTTTCTAAAGAAGCCTTTGGGCCTGTGGAGCAGGCAACAACTTCTTTCGGCCAAGGCGTGGCTGTTACTCCTATTCAACAAGTGCAGGCAGTCGCTGCAGCTATAAATGGGGGTAAGCTTTATACGCCATATGTTGTGAATAAAATTTTCAATCCGAATACTGGGGAAGTCATAAAAGAGACTGAACCAGAAGTTAAAAAACAGGTTATTCGTGAGGAGACATCTGCAAAGGTTCGAGGTGCATTAGAATCAGTTGTAGCAAAGGGGTCTGGACGACAGGCTTATCGAGATGGCTTACGTATTGGAGGAAAAACAGGAACAGCACAGAAAGTAGAGAATGGTCGTTATAAAAGCGGAGAATATATCGTATCTTTTATTGGCTTTGCACCAGCGGATAATCCACAGATTGTCGTTTATGTAGCGGTGGATAACCCGAAGAAAACAACTCAATTTGGTGGTGTTGTAGCAGCTCCAATTGTTGGTCAAATTATTGAAGACGCTGCACCTTTTGTTGGCATTGAAAAATCGAAGGAACAGCTTGAAAAAGATTATCGTTGGGGTGATCCAATCACTGTGAAAGTACCAAGCTTTATTGGTCAAACGAAGGATGATATTGCGAAGCAACATTATCCATTCCGCATTGAATGGCATGGTGAAGGAACTAAAATTGGTAATCAACTGCCTGAAGTGGATAGTGTTATCAAACAAGATGGCACAATTCATTTATATTTGGAGAACTAA
- a CDS encoding phospho-N-acetylmuramoyl-pentapeptide-transferase, whose protein sequence is MKLATTLTILALAFIVTVILAPISIPLLRRLKFGQSIREEGPKSHMKKAGTPTMGGIIFLIAIILTTVGVGSFLDLITTQTVVLLLVLAGFGLIGFLDDGLKVIFKRNLGLTSLQKLIGQIVIAVLAYFLLHVGSFDTTLAIPFTDMTFDLGIFYVAFLIFWLVGFSNAVNLTDGLDGLVAGTASIAFAAFGVIALFQDQADIALFAFAVTGALLGFLLFNANPAKVFMGDTGSLALGGALAMVSVLIKEEFLLLLVGLVFVIETLSVILQVGSFKLRKKRIFKMSPIHHHFELSGWSEWKVVLVFWSTALAVALIAVLSEAFL, encoded by the coding sequence ATGAAACTCGCAACAACGCTTACCATTTTAGCTCTTGCCTTTATAGTAACAGTTATTCTGGCACCAATTAGTATTCCTCTTCTTCGTCGACTTAAATTCGGTCAAAGTATTCGTGAAGAAGGACCAAAATCACATATGAAAAAAGCAGGTACTCCAACGATGGGGGGCATTATTTTTTTAATTGCTATTATCCTCACTACAGTTGGTGTAGGAAGCTTTTTAGATTTAATTACAACACAAACTGTCGTACTGTTGTTAGTATTAGCTGGGTTTGGCTTAATCGGATTTCTAGATGACGGCTTAAAGGTTATTTTTAAACGAAACCTTGGTTTAACATCGCTACAAAAGCTGATTGGTCAAATCGTCATTGCAGTTCTGGCTTATTTCTTACTGCACGTAGGATCATTCGATACAACGCTTGCAATACCATTTACAGACATGACATTTGATTTAGGAATTTTCTATGTGGCTTTTTTAATTTTCTGGTTAGTAGGCTTCTCGAATGCAGTAAATTTAACAGACGGTCTGGATGGACTTGTGGCAGGTACAGCATCTATTGCCTTTGCAGCATTTGGCGTAATTGCGCTTTTCCAAGATCAAGCTGATATTGCTTTATTTGCCTTTGCTGTAACTGGGGCATTATTAGGATTTCTGCTGTTTAATGCAAATCCTGCGAAGGTATTTATGGGAGATACAGGGTCATTAGCATTAGGCGGAGCTTTAGCAATGGTATCTGTATTAATAAAAGAAGAATTCTTATTGTTATTAGTGGGATTAGTGTTTGTAATTGAAACATTATCTGTTATTTTACAGGTAGGTAGTTTTAAGCTTCGTAAAAAACGTATTTTTAAAATGAGTCCTATCCACCATCATTTTGAATTATCGGGTTGGTCAGAGTGGAAAGTTGTCCTTGTCTTTTGGTCAACCGCATTAGCAGTAGCATTGATTGCAGTTTTATCGGAGGCGTTCTTATGA
- the ftsL gene encoding cell division protein FtsL encodes MAAVRVRQHQHQQVQQPITPPSPQPTIKRRKKTNQKFEKTMLITLIGIIVVLAVVALNKQAAIQTTSMDIQKIEAEAGEIAKENVDLTVRVSELSTYENIWKKAKELGLTQNEKNVKVVPGE; translated from the coding sequence ATGGCAGCAGTACGTGTAAGGCAGCACCAACATCAACAAGTGCAACAACCGATAACACCACCTAGTCCACAACCCACTATCAAACGTCGTAAAAAAACGAACCAGAAGTTTGAAAAAACAATGCTTATTACATTAATTGGTATTATTGTTGTATTAGCGGTAGTCGCTTTAAATAAGCAAGCGGCTATTCAAACAACAAGTATGGACATTCAAAAAATCGAAGCAGAAGCAGGAGAGATTGCTAAAGAGAATGTTGACTTGACGGTTCGTGTAAGTGAACTTTCTACATACGAAAATATATGGAAAAAAGCGAAAGAACTCGGTTTAACTCAAAATGAGAAAAATGTAAAGGTAGTGCCGGGAGAATGA
- a CDS encoding cell division/cell wall cluster transcriptional repressor MraZ gives MFMGEYQHSVDAKGRLIVPAKFREALGETFVVTRGLDNCLFGYPMDEWRKLEEKLKGLPMTKKDTRAFARFFFSGATEVEIDKQGRINIPSTLMQHAHLLKECVVLGVSNRIEIWAKDAWETYFSESEQSFNEIAENMIGFDF, from the coding sequence ATGTTCATGGGAGAATATCAACACTCTGTTGATGCGAAAGGACGATTAATCGTACCCGCAAAATTTCGTGAAGCCCTAGGCGAAACGTTTGTTGTAACACGCGGACTTGATAATTGTTTATTTGGCTATCCTATGGATGAATGGCGAAAACTCGAAGAAAAATTAAAGGGCTTACCGATGACCAAAAAAGATACTCGTGCATTTGCAAGGTTCTTCTTTTCAGGGGCAACTGAAGTAGAAATAGACAAGCAGGGTCGGATTAATATTCCTTCAACACTTATGCAACATGCCCATCTTTTAAAAGAATGTGTTGTACTAGGTGTTTCGAATCGAATAGAAATATGGGCAAAAGATGCTTGGGAGACTTACTTTAGTGAGTCCGAGCAATCCTTTAATGAAATTGCAGAAAATATGATTGGCTTTGATTTTTAA
- a CDS encoding 16S rRNA (cytosine(1402)-N(4))-methyltransferase (catalyzes the methylation of the N4 position of C1402 on the 16S rRNA): MFDHTTVLLKETVDGLNIDPDGIYVDCTLGGAGHSEYLVQQLSEKGRLICFDQDMTAINNAKLRLAPYIKRVTFIHSNFRNLKEELLALGIEQVDGILYDLGVSSPQLDTPERGFSYHHDAPLDMRMDQTASLTAFHVVNEWAYEDLVRIFFRYGEEKFSKQVARKIEEARKVAPIETTGQLVELIKEGIPAAARRKGGHPAKRIFQAIRIAVNDELGAAEDSLVDAIDMINVGGRISVITFHSLEDRLCKTIFKEASSLPELPPNLPVIPDDMKPTLKLITRKPIVPSDEELEINNRARSAKLRVVEKINDKGRE, from the coding sequence ATGTTCGATCATACAACCGTGCTATTAAAAGAAACTGTTGACGGGTTGAACATCGATCCTGATGGAATCTATGTGGACTGTACGCTAGGTGGCGCAGGACATAGTGAATATTTAGTACAACAACTATCTGAAAAGGGCCGTTTAATTTGCTTTGATCAAGATATGACAGCTATTAACAATGCGAAATTACGATTAGCACCCTATATAAAACGTGTGACATTTATCCATTCTAATTTTCGGAATTTGAAAGAAGAGTTATTAGCACTTGGTATTGAGCAAGTAGATGGTATTTTATATGATTTAGGTGTTTCTTCTCCACAGTTAGATACACCAGAACGAGGCTTTAGTTATCATCACGATGCACCATTAGATATGCGCATGGATCAAACGGCATCGCTTACAGCATTTCATGTTGTAAATGAATGGGCATATGAAGACCTAGTACGTATCTTTTTCCGGTATGGAGAAGAGAAGTTTTCAAAGCAAGTTGCTCGTAAAATCGAAGAGGCACGTAAGGTGGCACCGATTGAAACTACTGGCCAACTTGTAGAACTTATAAAAGAGGGTATTCCAGCAGCGGCACGCCGTAAAGGTGGACATCCAGCGAAGCGCATTTTTCAAGCAATACGAATTGCTGTTAATGATGAGCTAGGCGCGGCAGAGGATTCATTAGTCGATGCGATTGATATGATAAACGTAGGTGGGCGCATTAGTGTCATTACGTTCCATTCATTGGAGGACCGCCTGTGTAAGACTATTTTTAAGGAAGCGTCATCATTACCAGAATTACCACCAAATTTACCTGTAATTCCTGATGACATGAAACCAACTTTAAAGCTTATTACGAGAAAGCCGATTGTTCCATCTGATGAGGAACTTGAGATTAACAATCGTGCACGTTCAGCGAAGCTTAGAGTGGTGGAGAAAATTAACGACAAAGGGCGTGAGTAA